A genomic stretch from Erysipelothrix sp. HDW6C includes:
- a CDS encoding response regulator transcription factor — MNKILLVEDNPEYLNLLERILKRNGYDVDIADNPIKGLELLAKHKYDLLISDLYLEAIDGIQLITAAKNIDGDIKTIILTGNPAEATEMAAVESNVDLYLEKSKSMNLVLKYIEQVLKNKVGSAAREMILESKQQKLIVNLKTHEVHRDGMLIDLTPIEFHILQLFLERKNEKLTREEIIEAVWGNEDAVPRIIDVHIKNLRDKLNVFSIVTVRGYGYKWNEKE; from the coding sequence ATGAACAAAATATTACTCGTAGAAGATAACCCCGAATACCTAAATCTACTTGAACGTATTCTCAAAAGAAATGGTTATGATGTAGACATTGCGGATAACCCCATAAAAGGTCTCGAGTTATTGGCAAAGCATAAATATGATTTATTAATATCTGATTTATACCTCGAAGCCATTGATGGCATTCAATTAATTACCGCTGCAAAAAACATCGACGGTGATATCAAAACAATCATTCTTACTGGAAATCCAGCAGAAGCAACAGAAATGGCAGCTGTAGAAAGTAATGTCGATCTTTACTTAGAAAAAAGCAAAAGTATGAATCTTGTACTAAAATACATTGAGCAAGTTCTTAAGAACAAAGTTGGATCAGCTGCAAGAGAAATGATTCTGGAATCAAAGCAACAAAAACTAATCGTAAATCTCAAAACACATGAGGTGCATCGCGATGGAATGCTAATTGATTTAACACCGATTGAATTCCACATACTGCAATTGTTTCTTGAGCGAAAAAATGAAAAACTTACACGAGAAGAAATTATCGAAGCAGTTTGGGGAAACGAAGATGCTGTGCCTCGAATCATTGATGTTCATATTAAGAACCTTCGTGACAAACTGAATGTATTTTCTATTGTAACGGTACGTGGCTATGGCTACAAATGGAATGAAAAAGAATAA
- a CDS encoding sensor histidine kinase KdpD: protein MNMINIDEDFAKREQSYIRDVEAKIENALSQDVDTIPDELKDLTRAIPLEITVDDGKKVIFTTVPFEIGDELYGQTNKLITLIESKGEFLGDEIDFNVRYVIYKMPEGPFYRDFFYKQIALISIAFGILSVTTIGLSQIFVKPLRKIRESIEKVSDYKFDELPKSDDAINKEFGDLAQKLESGIHAVSLQHTELETELQIQRERLNNSLSVSRSFIHDFKTPLHQLILENDFFISKLDEENDEVRELVQINNDVINRLMTNLNDVLAIMKDDIHTRIQDKELVSLEEVIFETVNIFTPTVRLNNLIMDVSVDEVDDIEINKPTLRLLIHNLVSNMVQYAQEGTELLITVENSGENVMLIFENESSEENSKAMKASEQIFNAVSDDYKKSHKYSSGNGLFLIKDLTSILSGTYNFAINNEVVKITIVVPKHPAEL from the coding sequence ATGAATATGATTAATATTGATGAAGACTTTGCGAAACGAGAGCAGTCTTATATTAGAGATGTCGAAGCAAAGATTGAAAATGCACTGTCGCAAGATGTAGATACTATCCCGGATGAACTCAAGGATTTAACACGAGCGATTCCTCTGGAAATAACGGTTGATGATGGGAAAAAAGTTATCTTTACAACCGTTCCGTTTGAAATTGGTGATGAACTGTATGGTCAAACTAACAAACTCATTACGCTGATCGAATCTAAGGGTGAGTTTTTAGGCGATGAGATTGACTTCAATGTGCGCTATGTAATTTATAAAATGCCAGAGGGACCATTCTATCGTGACTTCTTCTACAAACAAATCGCTTTAATTTCAATTGCATTTGGAATCTTGAGTGTAACAACCATTGGTCTTTCACAGATATTTGTGAAACCATTACGGAAGATCCGTGAATCAATTGAAAAAGTCAGTGATTATAAATTTGATGAATTACCGAAAAGTGATGATGCCATCAACAAAGAATTTGGCGATCTTGCTCAGAAACTAGAAAGTGGAATTCATGCTGTTTCCCTACAACATACTGAACTGGAAACAGAATTACAAATTCAAAGAGAACGCCTCAATAACTCACTGAGTGTCTCGCGCTCATTTATACATGATTTCAAAACACCCCTTCATCAATTGATCTTAGAGAATGATTTCTTTATTTCAAAACTTGATGAAGAAAACGATGAAGTCCGTGAGCTTGTACAAATCAATAACGACGTCATTAACCGACTCATGACAAATCTCAACGATGTGCTTGCAATCATGAAGGACGACATTCATACACGAATTCAAGATAAAGAGTTGGTGTCACTAGAGGAGGTTATCTTCGAAACTGTTAATATCTTTACACCTACTGTTCGACTCAACAATTTGATTATGGATGTGTCCGTGGATGAAGTTGATGATATTGAGATTAATAAACCAACCCTTCGCTTGTTGATACATAACCTTGTATCAAATATGGTTCAGTATGCGCAAGAAGGGACAGAACTCTTAATCACAGTCGAAAATTCGGGTGAGAATGTAATGTTAATTTTTGAGAACGAAAGTAGTGAAGAGAACTCGAAAGCAATGAAAGCGAGTGAGCAAATCTTTAATGCCGTAAGTGATGACTACAAAAAATCACACAAGTATAGCAGTGGTAATGGCTTATTCTTAATTAAAGACCTAACATCAATTCTTTCAGGCACTTATAATTTTGCAATAAATAACGAGGTGGTGAAGATTACGATAGTCGTTCCCAAACACCCTGCAGAGTTATAA
- a CDS encoding SdrD B-like domain-containing protein yields the protein MKKLFTSLLAMIIAVASFATSGVGVTSVFADGNSSSDNNLSISIPNYDENVGWTAGEIYELFISAKFTDNLNVKKQIEITLPEGIRFEKIPMAKTEDFVDPKVNTIATWSQYIKDVQHPTRNPEYQSYNNKLVYTIDSSMKSLKFDTISVSVDMTLYYGPKLFKESEGNGISVKLIENDILDSKTSIDVKAVGNSIMNFSRETTVVMEAFPEDGRKYNSDLYSVYRAGHGYGQPFYLKGAEIETHYPDQMKVFSRYGDPAYIGDSIIDEENKIVKTTYNIPYHFGIPGKNMYPYRGGMLTYEIPSSATPSQKVDGKYVPYVAPVTTGRVIAYDGTVIEVGNRYQMKHVVLDVNDPEANNERIEIRADNRYYSSGKEAADGNDYKILASTFSLINGASQTKKKQWIEYIVGDGFLADEVSLPVMPTQPKPSIVYYRTNFDDVNAPLREATGSQIMKSLNAFGTYGYGVNRKSVGLQNNEYITYVKAYVGDIGTVSDPTFYTGRTTLYAFGKMVDDENVKTATMTLRTWSDNGSGGAAANSENIKTAQVIRENIGAENLQARSSVNANGTIIAGGKNGSETIEPMWVTTHLANNGYNYSNRANIVQNPTIYVRIPKYTNAAKTDISGLQLVNNMITVSQKMNDKLEYTVSAPYYSSVDESTIYKITTKNANYGYYFGEMSTFGLATEKYAQPIAINFQLEASIVGSGNYDLAQMIFFEMPNGNAYYPVNGQIGNMMDTLGIRESGSVRSISRVNSVPISVISQKALLVDTYFKKQGSEIREPAYNPTLGNAVDFTAGSESGYYVDIMNNSGEAMTELTTYVPSPKTGIDFGDLIHGEGGETFNWDMTIIPVYETEVYVRNDAGVIVKLEDGPEKQAIENKYKVSYSNTARDENFADATFNQSSPNGETTMIRIKNVGGMDDGERIVYKFTYLIAETSQTIKDHPEKLTTVNAFRPYYEFASSTASGSQVGTLAAGRLEMAEISGKLFLDKNQNGIFDAGDEVLDQVNIKAQAKNKDTGIFDGDISEGMTDENGHYKLDVAVGEYRVDFNELLSMDDYEDYQYFTIPKQGSDDAVDSDVAYITKDDLIAGTVVVDSLDDVHASAISAGVLDYQGQVKADSLEDVELLAPLSGPQSLPQTQSVEFTLTNILNMDLIDQDSLVWTSSDNTVATVAQNSEKLFGGDITAKKVGVTTITVTFKDVFGNDQTLSVNVNVNPNTAPEFTFPTAGKTVTFEAKANTEANKIQAWTDVFAGLEAHDAEDGEMIDKIAYSVLPENFDVSVAGTTEIIISVTDSDGNKTQDTLTVIVTDTTAPDLAITNNHLYILQTDVNEVVETSWVKEHGVISYSDIVTAEEDLTVTYTGLSSVNTTTPGDTQFSVRVVDEAGNDVEKTVTVTIVPKMSANASITLIPSEVAGADWKTLSGVVAYKVSPTSSVPYTVFDIDATSVLTTPGTYTLTITTEDGQTTTVSVVVVGASVENYDLYVNLDDVKDEAWFITEAGIVASPVSGSVTNLDLSGVDFTTAGDYDITISVSYDGKTGTLDQTLKVHVLPYLSAKAVVMDAQGLTAENLAQKILTASQAVAYDTSDATQKVAYPLTLEAGYTVDTSGVTIANGEYTAVITAPNGETVSVSVKITEDATISVDSPLYSRTGTVRDMDWIKHESNMSWTPSNRVPTINGTVDYTTAGTYNLSAAITNGTDTDSAAFSVIIMDNMKPTLENLVINATEVSTLNLVERVGIKAYDLSNPLQAVETAVSVGGETIQPVEGTYNVIFTAADNTPVNYTVTVVETVTITADHSDLYVRMGNVKDTAWIASEAGLTITPSTLTPTFTGSVDYGVAGDYEVVLRVAKSDTDFAETTITVHVVAPISGHDIVVNATDVAGLDLSALVQRTETTSWIVDDAHTAHVALANEYTLGGETILNTEGDYAITLSTSQETKNINVTVIEDLELNVTHEKLYVKQGDAKDASWIETTAGITSGPLSTVLSIDESAVDYATAGIYDVVITAARPDNSAQLTETIKLEVVPAMSGTQTLSVDIEDLKTMDKDAILAMVSPSAWNVADGISKTVVTSFTITETINEVVGTQTLTVVADNGETLSVTLTVTEIVPDLELSVTNTTLYVKEGDVIDNTWIQDKAVVSYSPSNAVISVVGSVDTDTPGNQSVTIKATFRDQTQTRPVQVSVMPKMGAMNTNVSLSLSELSDVRVLELVAPIAWNTNNPLNATEVTGFTVENMPSTSGTFNNVVIKAANGESVTVSVTVVNDVVATTDYSIIADSVRINIHDLKNADFIALSNATGLKTVKNTDGDVLYTEAAPVSVKSALPETVGTYTMTLQAGTITKDIQVVVYDTGFLEIQAKDVSMKWSEFSSMSEAELEAELLKRSGAKVVNTTTGEEYGSDAIEVKHNLKSVVTGPGTYEVSLNYSLNQNNLGVRTKYTRSNESVVEFSSKITLTVDNDTENPAVPVNPGKNDGTNNPLLPGTGMAPVAPIYASTIALLGVLILAVKKLREELRK from the coding sequence ATGAAAAAACTATTTACAAGTTTACTCGCTATGATTATAGCGGTAGCCTCATTCGCAACATCAGGAGTCGGAGTGACCTCTGTTTTTGCTGATGGAAACTCTTCGAGTGATAATAATTTGTCAATATCCATTCCAAATTACGACGAAAATGTAGGTTGGACAGCTGGTGAAATTTATGAACTATTTATTAGTGCGAAATTTACTGATAATCTCAATGTTAAAAAGCAAATTGAAATTACACTACCCGAGGGGATTCGTTTTGAAAAGATTCCTATGGCCAAAACTGAAGATTTTGTTGACCCAAAGGTTAACACTATTGCCACATGGTCACAATATATTAAAGATGTACAACATCCGACAAGAAATCCAGAGTATCAATCTTATAATAACAAGTTAGTTTATACGATTGATTCTTCAATGAAGTCGTTAAAATTTGATACAATTTCTGTATCTGTTGATATGACGCTATATTATGGACCAAAGCTATTTAAAGAGTCTGAGGGGAATGGAATCTCCGTCAAATTGATTGAAAATGATATTCTAGATTCCAAAACATCTATAGATGTTAAGGCAGTTGGAAATTCAATAATGAACTTTTCAAGAGAAACAACTGTCGTGATGGAAGCTTTTCCTGAAGACGGGAGAAAATACAACTCTGATTTATATAGTGTTTACCGTGCTGGTCATGGGTATGGACAACCATTTTATCTAAAAGGTGCAGAAATTGAAACGCATTATCCAGATCAAATGAAAGTATTCTCACGATATGGAGATCCTGCATATATTGGTGATTCAATCATTGATGAAGAAAATAAGATTGTGAAAACGACATACAATATTCCATATCACTTTGGTATCCCTGGAAAAAACATGTACCCATATCGGGGTGGGATGTTAACGTATGAAATTCCTTCGAGTGCAACACCATCACAAAAAGTTGATGGCAAGTATGTTCCATATGTCGCTCCAGTTACTACTGGTAGAGTTATCGCGTATGATGGAACAGTAATCGAGGTCGGAAATAGATACCAAATGAAACATGTTGTTTTGGATGTCAATGACCCAGAAGCAAACAATGAACGAATAGAAATTAGAGCGGATAATCGATACTATAGTAGCGGCAAGGAAGCCGCTGATGGGAATGATTATAAAATTCTTGCATCAACATTTTCATTAATAAATGGTGCGAGTCAAACTAAGAAAAAGCAATGGATTGAATATATTGTAGGTGATGGTTTTCTAGCTGACGAAGTATCCCTTCCGGTAATGCCGACTCAACCAAAACCATCAATTGTATACTACAGAACCAATTTTGATGACGTAAATGCACCGCTCCGCGAAGCTACCGGGTCACAGATAATGAAAAGTTTGAATGCATTTGGTACTTATGGCTATGGTGTTAACCGAAAATCGGTAGGATTACAAAACAATGAATATATTACATATGTAAAGGCATATGTTGGAGATATCGGAACGGTAAGTGATCCAACTTTTTATACAGGTAGAACGACCCTTTACGCTTTTGGAAAAATGGTTGATGATGAAAATGTAAAGACTGCAACAATGACATTACGCACATGGTCAGATAACGGCTCTGGGGGTGCGGCTGCGAACTCTGAAAATATAAAAACTGCTCAAGTAATCAGAGAGAACATTGGTGCAGAAAATTTGCAGGCCCGCTCGTCAGTCAATGCGAATGGAACGATTATTGCTGGTGGGAAAAATGGCTCTGAGACTATTGAGCCGATGTGGGTTACTACTCACCTCGCAAACAATGGTTACAATTATAGTAATCGTGCAAACATTGTTCAAAATCCAACTATTTATGTTCGAATTCCAAAGTATACAAATGCTGCGAAAACGGATATTAGCGGACTTCAATTGGTAAATAATATGATTACTGTATCTCAAAAGATGAATGACAAATTAGAGTATACTGTAAGTGCACCATATTATAGTAGTGTAGACGAATCTACAATCTATAAAATTACTACAAAAAATGCCAACTATGGCTATTACTTTGGCGAAATGTCAACATTTGGACTTGCAACTGAAAAATACGCACAGCCAATTGCAATTAATTTCCAATTGGAAGCATCTATTGTTGGTTCAGGAAACTATGACTTAGCGCAAATGATTTTCTTCGAGATGCCAAACGGAAATGCTTATTATCCAGTGAATGGACAAATAGGCAATATGATGGATACTCTAGGAATCAGAGAAAGCGGTTCGGTTCGATCCATATCAAGAGTCAATTCTGTTCCTATTAGTGTAATATCGCAAAAAGCATTGCTTGTTGATACATACTTCAAGAAACAAGGTAGCGAAATTAGAGAGCCTGCATATAACCCTACGCTCGGGAATGCCGTTGATTTCACTGCGGGTTCTGAATCGGGATATTATGTAGATATCATGAATAACTCCGGTGAAGCGATGACAGAGCTTACAACCTATGTTCCGTCTCCAAAAACAGGGATTGATTTTGGGGATCTCATTCATGGTGAGGGTGGCGAAACCTTCAACTGGGATATGACCATCATTCCTGTCTACGAAACCGAAGTGTATGTTCGTAATGATGCAGGCGTTATCGTGAAACTGGAAGATGGCCCAGAAAAACAAGCCATCGAGAATAAATATAAAGTATCGTATTCCAACACGGCACGTGATGAGAACTTCGCCGATGCAACCTTCAATCAATCCTCACCAAACGGTGAAACAACCATGATTCGTATCAAGAATGTGGGTGGTATGGATGATGGGGAGCGTATTGTCTATAAGTTTACGTATCTTATTGCGGAAACGAGTCAAACCATTAAAGATCATCCCGAAAAACTTACCACTGTGAATGCATTCCGTCCTTACTATGAATTTGCTTCCTCAACCGCATCGGGATCCCAAGTGGGAACCCTCGCAGCGGGTCGTCTTGAAATGGCAGAGATTAGTGGAAAACTCTTCTTAGATAAAAACCAAAACGGTATCTTTGATGCTGGCGATGAAGTCTTAGACCAAGTAAACATCAAAGCCCAAGCGAAGAATAAAGATACAGGCATCTTTGATGGTGATATCTCTGAGGGCATGACTGATGAGAATGGTCATTATAAACTCGATGTTGCCGTGGGTGAGTATCGTGTTGATTTCAATGAATTACTCTCCATGGATGACTATGAAGACTATCAATACTTTACAATTCCAAAACAAGGCAGTGATGATGCTGTCGACTCGGATGTTGCGTACATCACCAAAGATGACTTGATTGCCGGTACGGTTGTGGTGGACTCACTCGATGATGTGCATGCAAGTGCCATCTCTGCCGGTGTCCTCGACTATCAAGGACAAGTCAAAGCAGATAGCCTTGAGGATGTGGAACTCCTTGCACCACTCAGTGGTCCGCAATCCTTACCGCAAACACAAAGTGTTGAGTTTACCCTCACAAACATCCTTAATATGGATCTGATTGATCAAGATTCCTTAGTATGGACAAGCTCTGATAATACCGTTGCCACAGTCGCTCAAAACAGTGAGAAACTGTTTGGTGGTGATATCACGGCGAAGAAAGTCGGTGTCACGACTATCACTGTCACATTCAAGGATGTCTTTGGAAATGACCAAACACTCAGTGTCAATGTCAATGTGAATCCAAATACAGCACCTGAATTTACCTTCCCAACAGCCGGTAAAACGGTAACTTTCGAAGCGAAAGCCAATACAGAAGCAAACAAAATTCAAGCATGGACGGATGTCTTTGCAGGACTTGAAGCACATGACGCCGAAGATGGAGAAATGATCGATAAGATTGCTTACTCTGTCTTACCTGAAAACTTTGATGTCAGTGTCGCTGGAACTACAGAAATCATCATCAGTGTTACCGATAGTGATGGAAACAAAACTCAAGATACCTTAACGGTTATCGTAACGGATACGACAGCCCCAGACCTTGCAATCACAAACAACCATTTATACATCCTTCAAACCGATGTAAATGAAGTTGTGGAAACATCGTGGGTCAAAGAACACGGAGTCATTAGCTACAGTGATATTGTCACTGCCGAAGAGGACCTAACAGTAACCTATACCGGATTATCCAGTGTGAATACAACGACACCGGGTGATACACAATTCAGTGTCCGTGTTGTGGATGAAGCAGGGAATGATGTTGAGAAAACTGTCACGGTCACGATTGTACCGAAGATGAGTGCCAACGCAAGCATTACCCTTATTCCAAGTGAAGTCGCAGGTGCAGATTGGAAGACGTTATCTGGAGTGGTTGCTTACAAAGTATCCCCAACCAGCAGTGTTCCTTATACCGTGTTTGATATCGATGCCACAAGCGTCTTGACAACACCCGGAACCTACACCTTAACCATCACAACCGAAGATGGCCAAACAACGACAGTATCTGTAGTCGTCGTGGGTGCCAGTGTTGAAAACTATGATCTTTATGTCAACTTAGATGATGTGAAAGATGAAGCATGGTTCATTACGGAAGCAGGCATTGTCGCATCTCCAGTCAGTGGTTCTGTAACGAACCTTGATTTAAGTGGTGTTGATTTCACAACAGCCGGTGATTATGACATCACCATCTCAGTAAGCTATGATGGCAAAACAGGAACCCTTGATCAAACACTCAAGGTCCATGTCCTCCCTTACTTAAGCGCGAAAGCCGTTGTGATGGATGCCCAAGGACTTACAGCAGAAAATCTTGCTCAGAAAATCTTAACCGCATCCCAAGCAGTCGCGTATGATACCAGCGATGCAACACAGAAAGTGGCCTACCCACTGACGCTTGAAGCAGGGTATACAGTGGACACCAGTGGCGTTACCATTGCGAATGGTGAGTACACAGCCGTGATTACAGCTCCCAATGGAGAAACAGTCAGTGTCAGTGTGAAGATTACGGAAGATGCCACCATCAGTGTGGATTCCCCACTGTACTCACGTACCGGAACGGTTCGTGATATGGACTGGATTAAGCATGAATCAAACATGAGTTGGACCCCTTCAAACCGTGTACCAACGATTAATGGAACGGTTGATTATACAACCGCAGGAACCTACAACCTCTCTGCAGCTATTACCAATGGTACAGATACAGACAGTGCAGCGTTCTCTGTGATTATCATGGATAACATGAAACCAACACTCGAAAACTTAGTCATCAATGCGACTGAAGTATCAACACTCAACTTGGTTGAGCGTGTCGGTATTAAAGCGTACGATCTAAGCAATCCACTTCAAGCGGTTGAAACAGCGGTGAGTGTGGGTGGTGAAACCATTCAACCTGTTGAAGGAACCTACAATGTAATCTTCACAGCTGCTGACAATACACCGGTCAATTATACCGTTACGGTAGTTGAAACGGTTACCATCACAGCCGACCATAGCGACCTTTATGTTCGTATGGGAAATGTGAAAGACACTGCATGGATCGCAAGTGAAGCAGGACTTACAATCACACCGTCAACCTTAACCCCAACCTTCACAGGAAGTGTGGACTATGGTGTTGCCGGAGATTATGAAGTAGTGTTACGTGTTGCGAAGTCGGATACTGACTTTGCGGAAACAACCATTACCGTTCATGTCGTTGCACCAATCAGTGGTCATGATATTGTGGTGAATGCCACAGATGTAGCGGGACTTGATCTCTCTGCACTGGTACAACGTACTGAAACCACATCATGGATTGTGGATGATGCCCATACAGCCCATGTCGCCTTGGCGAATGAGTATACCTTGGGAGGCGAAACCATTCTGAATACAGAAGGGGATTATGCTATTACCTTAAGTACATCACAAGAAACAAAGAACATCAATGTAACTGTAATTGAAGATTTAGAACTGAATGTGACTCATGAGAAACTGTATGTGAAACAAGGTGATGCGAAAGATGCATCATGGATTGAAACAACAGCGGGAATTACGTCTGGTCCATTAAGTACCGTCTTGTCGATTGATGAGAGTGCTGTGGATTATGCAACTGCAGGAATCTATGATGTCGTGATTACGGCAGCACGTCCTGACAACAGTGCACAACTCACAGAAACGATCAAACTTGAAGTTGTCCCAGCAATGAGTGGAACACAAACCCTCAGTGTGGATATTGAAGACTTGAAGACGATGGATAAGGATGCAATCCTCGCAATGGTGAGTCCATCGGCATGGAATGTAGCGGATGGTATCTCAAAGACAGTCGTGACATCCTTTACAATTACCGAAACGATTAACGAAGTGGTTGGAACCCAAACACTCACCGTCGTCGCTGACAATGGGGAAACACTCAGTGTAACCCTTACGGTTACAGAGATTGTCCCAGACCTTGAACTCAGTGTGACCAATACAACCCTTTATGTAAAAGAAGGCGATGTGATTGATAACACATGGATTCAAGACAAGGCTGTGGTATCATACAGTCCAAGCAACGCTGTGATCAGTGTCGTTGGCTCTGTTGATACAGATACACCCGGTAACCAAAGTGTTACAATCAAAGCAACATTCCGTGATCAAACACAAACAAGACCCGTTCAAGTGAGTGTGATGCCGAAGATGGGCGCGATGAATACAAATGTCAGTTTGTCATTGAGTGAGCTTAGTGATGTTAGGGTTTTAGAACTTGTGGCACCTATAGCATGGAATACAAACAACCCATTGAATGCTACTGAAGTCACAGGATTCACCGTTGAGAACATGCCATCGACATCGGGAACATTCAATAACGTTGTGATTAAGGCTGCCAATGGCGAGTCTGTCACAGTGAGTGTTACCGTAGTCAATGACGTAGTGGCAACAACGGACTATTCAATTATTGCCGATAGTGTGCGTATCAATATTCATGACTTAAAGAATGCGGACTTCATTGCATTATCCAATGCAACCGGTCTAAAGACAGTCAAGAATACCGATGGCGATGTTCTTTATACCGAAGCAGCACCAGTCTCTGTGAAGAGTGCATTACCTGAAACAGTCGGTACATACACGATGACACTTCAAGCAGGAACGATAACGAAAGATATTCAAGTGGTTGTCTACGATACAGGATTCTTAGAAATCCAAGCGAAAGATGTCAGCATGAAGTGGTCTGAATTTAGTTCCATGAGCGAAGCAGAACTGGAAGCAGAACTCTTGAAACGCAGTGGAGCGAAAGTTGTGAATACGACCACAGGTGAAGAGTACGGAAGCGATGCGATTGAAGTGAAACATAACTTGAAGAGCGTGGTAACAGGACCTGGAACCTATGAAGTATCTTTGAACTATTCGTTGAACCAAAACAATTTGGGTGTGCGAACAAAATACACACGAAGCAATGAAAGTGTTGTGGAGTTTTCATCAAAAATCACCTTAACGGTTGATAATGATACTGAAAACCCAGCAGTCCCTGTGAATCCAGGAAAGAATGATGGAACAAACAATCCATTACTTCCAGGAACAGGAATGGCACCCGTTGCACCAATTTATGCATCAACGATTGCGTTACTCGGAGTCTTGATTCTTGCAGTCAAGAAACTACGCGAGGAACTACGTAAGTAA